The Parasteatoda tepidariorum isolate YZ-2023 chromosome X2, CAS_Ptep_4.0, whole genome shotgun sequence genome includes a region encoding these proteins:
- the LOC107457557 gene encoding uncharacterized protein, which yields MRRLVFKELFWTFLLITVVLRSTEGSLISKRAATKAPSSSSISTTASTVASVESSTRKSTGSRTRPKATSKRKTTTTTTVASTVESTTPSKRPNTSSNKKKPEREKPSTTTLSPIEVMNRLYQMHGMASHGVSMSHSYPSSSSTSTKKKEGAPSSSSMDEIYRLHAMAMAQASHSNKKKPESLPSSSSESFKDSSHTKQNSQSNSMENIYQQHSSLPSSMHHIMAQHSQSSSRPQKTESVPSSSQDSHSSLSSIMQPLLKQLTPVGAGISVVLAPLLLFNGFLTFFSNMSRFLNSFAQTILPVRRPGPAPNQPNFFQNIGPDHLQRQPRDWLVNADNLKDIHQFAELILKALRENEG from the coding sequence actggtatttaaagaacttttttggACTTTTCTCCTCATTACTGTAGTTTTAAGAAGCACTGAGGGATCTTTAATATCTAAAAGAGCAGCAACAAAAGCACCATCCAGCTCTTCAATCTCAACTACAGCCTCTACAGTAGCTTCAGTAGAATCATCCACTCGAAAATCTACAGGGAGCCGAACAAGGCCTAAAGCAACGTCCAAACGAAAAACAACTACCACAACAACTGTAGCATCCACTGTTGAATCTACAACTCCTTCTAAAAGGCCCAATACTTCATCCAATAAAAAGAAGCCAGAAAGGGAAAAACCTTCAACAACTACTCTCTCCCCCATTGAGGTAATGAATAGACTATACCAAATGCACGGTATGGCTTCTCATGGAGTGTCTATGAGTCATTCATATCCTTCATCTTCTTCCAcatcaacaaagaaaaaagaaggagCACCTTCATCTTCATCCATGGATGAAATTTACAGACTTCACGCTATGGCAATGGCTCAAGCTTCTCACAGTAACAAAAAGAAGCCAGAATCTTTACCCAGTAGCTCAAGTGAATCTTTTAAAGATTCTTCCCATACAAAACAGAACTCTCAAAGCAACTCGATGGAAAATATCTATCAACAGCATTCATCTCTGCCATCTTCAATGCATCATATAATGGCACAACATTCTCAAAGTAGCTCTAGACCTCAAAAAACAGAGAGTGTCCCCAGTTCTTCACAGGATTCACACTCTTCTTTGTCTAGCATAATGCAACCTCTATTGAAGCAACTGACACCAGTTGGAGCTGGAATAAGTGTAGTATTGGCTCCTTTGCTgctttttaatggatttttaactttcttcagCAACATGAGCCGATTTCTTAACAGCTTTGCACAAACAATTTTACCTGTACGACGACCAGGCCCTGCTCCAAAccaaccaaatttttttcagaacatCGGGCCAGATCATTTGCAAAGACAGCCAAGAGATTGGCTCGTAAATGCAGACAATCTCAAAGATATTCACCAGTTtgctgaattaattttaaaggctCTGCGAGAAAATGAGGGTTAA